A window of the Mannheimia granulomatis genome harbors these coding sequences:
- a CDS encoding arginine ABC transporter substrate-binding protein encodes MKKLFLVSTIALASLSASAQETITFAMEPSYAPFEMTNEKGEVVGFDVDIAKALCEEIKATCQFKTQSFDSLIAGLKFKNFDAIISGMDITEARQKQVSFTDPYLENSVSFMAVKGKFTPETAKNVGVQNGTTFQQYLTKNAKQYNLKPYATLQSAVLDLKNGRIDMVFGDTPVLAEWLKTEKELDFVGEKVVDKAFFGNGYGIAVNKSNTALLEKLNAALATIKTNGKYEQIYNTWMAGK; translated from the coding sequence ATGAAAAAACTATTTTTAGTCTCAACAATTGCACTAGCTTCTCTTTCCGCTTCAGCGCAAGAAACGATTACTTTCGCAATGGAACCTTCTTATGCACCTTTTGAAATGACTAATGAAAAAGGTGAGGTTGTTGGTTTTGATGTGGATATTGCTAAAGCATTATGTGAAGAAATTAAAGCGACTTGCCAATTTAAAACACAGTCATTTGATAGTTTGATTGCCGGCTTAAAATTTAAAAATTTCGACGCGATTATTTCTGGGATGGATATTACTGAAGCTCGTCAGAAGCAGGTTTCTTTTACAGACCCGTATTTAGAAAATTCGGTGAGTTTTATGGCAGTAAAAGGTAAATTTACACCGGAAACTGCAAAAAACGTGGGCGTGCAAAATGGCACAACCTTCCAGCAATATTTAACGAAAAATGCAAAACAGTATAATTTAAAACCTTATGCTACTCTGCAATCTGCGGTATTAGATCTGAAAAATGGTCGTATTGATATGGTATTTGGTGATACTCCTGTATTAGCTGAATGGTTAAAAACAGAAAAAGAGTTAGATTTTGTGGGTGAAAAAGTAGTGGATAAGGCATTTTTTGGTAATGGATATGGTATTGCGGTAAATAAATCCAATACTGCATTGTTAGAAAAATTAAATGCTGCATTAGCCACTATCAAAACCAATGGCAAATATGAGCAAATCTATAATACTTGGATGGCAGGAAAATAA
- a CDS encoding protein-disulfide reductase DsbD, whose translation MIKYFLSIFLSILMIQPAYAGLFSSKNEFLKSEDAFIFSLGQQENNLLLNWQIAEGYYLYKKEIKITPHNITIGEPQFPQAEQYNDEFFGQVEIFRNQLQVSLPLLESQDNAVIAVEYQGCTKGFCYPPEKLELTLNTIIPSEQAIEETQNIIDSNQNKLAEELSSNKFSIFWFFVLGLGLAFTPCVLPMLPLLSAIIIGNQNRPSSTKALLLSIAYVQGMAITYTLLGLIVAAIGLPFQIALQSPPVLIGLAIVFTLLASSMFGLFELQLPNSWQQKLNLLSQKQQGGAFGSVFLMGMIAGLIASPCTSAPLSGALLYVAQSGDLITGGLALYLLALGMGIPLILITLFGNKILPKSGDWLLNVKTAFGFVMLALPIFLITRVLPNHYEPFLWSALAIAFLIWLFELIPSSSILKRVFKVILLIGLALSAKPWADLVWGGSKIQLENAQHLQLERIQSLADLEKKLTASKGKKVMLDLYADWCVACKEFEKYTFTDAKVQEKLNEMVVLQLDMTKNSDENFAFIERFKIQGLPTILFFDENGKEMTQSRVTGFLDANEFLRWLNQL comes from the coding sequence ATGATTAAATATTTTTTGTCCATTTTCCTTAGTATATTGATGATTCAACCTGCCTATGCAGGCCTCTTTTCATCTAAAAACGAATTTTTAAAATCAGAAGATGCTTTTATCTTTTCATTAGGCCAACAAGAAAATAACCTTTTACTAAATTGGCAAATTGCAGAAGGTTACTATCTTTATAAGAAAGAAATTAAAATTACGCCTCATAATATAACTATAGGCGAGCCGCAATTTCCACAAGCCGAACAATATAATGATGAGTTTTTTGGACAAGTAGAAATATTCCGAAACCAATTACAAGTATCACTTCCTCTTTTAGAATCTCAAGATAATGCAGTTATAGCGGTGGAATATCAAGGCTGTACTAAAGGTTTCTGCTACCCACCGGAAAAATTAGAACTTACCTTAAATACTATTATTCCAAGTGAACAAGCCATCGAAGAGACACAAAATATTATAGACTCCAATCAAAATAAGTTAGCAGAAGAATTATCCAGCAATAAATTTTCTATATTTTGGTTTTTTGTTTTAGGCTTAGGTTTAGCTTTTACTCCTTGCGTATTACCAATGTTACCGCTCTTATCTGCGATTATTATTGGTAATCAAAATCGCCCTTCTTCAACCAAAGCACTATTACTCAGCATAGCTTATGTGCAAGGTATGGCGATTACTTATACTTTATTAGGTTTAATCGTAGCGGCAATCGGTTTACCTTTCCAAATAGCATTGCAAAGCCCGCCTGTTCTTATCGGATTAGCAATTGTATTTACCCTTTTAGCCTCTTCAATGTTTGGACTCTTTGAATTGCAATTACCTAATTCATGGCAACAAAAGTTAAATTTATTAAGCCAAAAACAGCAAGGCGGCGCTTTTGGTAGTGTCTTTTTAATGGGTATGATCGCAGGACTAATTGCCTCACCTTGCACTTCTGCACCGCTTTCAGGCGCATTGCTCTATGTTGCACAAAGTGGCGATTTAATAACCGGTGGGCTGGCACTTTATCTGCTTGCATTGGGGATGGGCATTCCATTGATTCTTATCACCCTATTTGGTAATAAAATTCTACCTAAATCGGGAGACTGGCTATTAAACGTCAAAACCGCATTTGGTTTTGTTATGCTTGCCTTACCTATATTTTTAATAACACGTGTTTTGCCAAACCATTATGAACCTTTTCTATGGTCTGCCTTAGCTATAGCGTTTTTAATTTGGTTATTTGAGCTGATTCCATCTAGCTCTATCCTAAAAAGAGTCTTTAAAGTGATATTATTAATAGGCTTAGCTTTATCAGCAAAACCTTGGGCAGACTTAGTTTGGGGAGGTTCAAAAATACAGCTTGAAAATGCTCAACATTTACAATTAGAACGTATTCAATCACTTGCAGATTTAGAAAAAAAACTGACCGCTTCTAAAGGCAAAAAAGTGATGCTGGATCTCTATGCCGATTGGTGCGTCGCATGTAAAGAGTTTGAAAAATACACCTTTACTGATGCCAAAGTACAAGAAAAATTAAATGAAATGGTAGTGTTACAACTGGATATGACTAAAAACTCCGACGAAAATTTTGCGTTTATAGAACGTTTTAAGATACAAGGTTTACCGACCATCTTGTTTTTTGATGAAAACGGCAAAGAAATGACCCAATCTCGAGTAACCGGCTTTTTAGATGCAAATGAATTTTTACGCTGGCTAAATCAGCTATAG
- a CDS encoding elongation factor P hydroxylase: MNQDHHKIADIIRIFDECFATEYNTRLERGEDYPIYLPEYIDEDGIKSERPYNVILFAHGYYSSALHEISHWLVAGAERRKLEDFGYWYEPDGRSAERQREFESVEVKPQAIEWVLATAAGFRYFASSDNLTGNPGDNSAFKQAVYEQVKIYAERGYLPKRAETLRKALCEFYGTPDVIDLSQFDIERI, encoded by the coding sequence ATGAATCAAGACCATCATAAAATTGCAGATATTATCCGAATATTTGATGAATGCTTTGCAACAGAATATAACACTCGTTTAGAGCGAGGTGAAGATTATCCTATTTATTTACCTGAATATATTGATGAAGATGGAATCAAAAGTGAGCGACCTTATAACGTGATTCTATTTGCGCACGGCTATTACAGCAGTGCCTTACATGAAATCTCACATTGGTTGGTTGCAGGTGCCGAACGCCGTAAATTAGAAGATTTTGGTTATTGGTATGAACCGGACGGACGCTCTGCTGAACGCCAGCGGGAATTTGAAAGTGTAGAAGTTAAACCGCAAGCAATTGAATGGGTTCTCGCCACCGCTGCAGGTTTTCGCTATTTTGCAAGTAGCGACAATCTGACAGGTAATCCGGGAGATAACTCCGCCTTTAAGCAAGCGGTGTATGAGCAAGTTAAAATATATGCGGAGAGAGGATACTTACCAAAACGAGCAGAGACACTACGTAAAGCACTCTGCGAATTTTATGGTACACCTGATGTAATTGATTTATCACAGTTTGATATTGAGCGAATTTAA
- the grxD gene encoding Grx4 family monothiol glutaredoxin: METIDKIKKQISENPILLYMKGSPKFPSCGFSARAVEAVINCQVPFGYVDILANPDIRAELPKFANWPTFPQLWVEGELIGGCDIVLEMFQKGELQELLKATAAKQPA; encoded by the coding sequence ATGGAAACTATTGATAAAATTAAAAAACAAATTAGTGAAAACCCGATTCTGCTTTATATGAAAGGATCCCCAAAATTCCCATCTTGCGGTTTCTCAGCACGCGCGGTTGAAGCAGTTATTAACTGCCAAGTGCCATTTGGCTATGTAGATATTTTAGCGAATCCGGATATTCGTGCGGAATTACCAAAATTTGCTAACTGGCCGACATTCCCACAATTATGGGTGGAAGGTGAGTTAATCGGGGGCTGTGATATCGTATTAGAAATGTTCCAAAAAGGCGAACTTCAGGAATTATTAAAGGCGACAGCAGCAAAACAGCCTGCTTAA
- the tyrA gene encoding bifunctional chorismate mutase/prephenate dehydrogenase yields MNPLAPLREKIDLVDQQLIELLAERLALVAEVGKVKSEHGIPVYAPDREAAMIAARRDEAENKGISADLIEDVLRRVMRESYSNENKHGFKTVNPNIQKIVIVGGKGKLGGLFAHYLTLSGYHVEALGRNDWDNASAILANADLVIVCVPIANTLQTIERLQPYLTEDMILADLTSVKTQPLKKMLEIHRGAVVGLHPMFGPDIASQAKQVIACCHGRFPERYEWLLEQMKIWGAKIEQIEAEEHDHAMTYIQALRHFSTFAFGLHLSRQPVQLAQLLALSSPIYRLELAMIGRLFAQDGSLYADIISDKPENIEVIEALKESFEQSLDFFKRNDKAGFIQAFEEVHHWFGDYSEQFLKESRILLQQAHDSRR; encoded by the coding sequence ATGAACCCATTAGCCCCTTTGCGTGAAAAAATCGACTTAGTCGATCAACAACTTATTGAACTGCTTGCTGAGCGTTTGGCCTTGGTGGCAGAAGTCGGCAAAGTGAAATCAGAACACGGTATTCCTGTCTATGCTCCTGACCGCGAAGCCGCAATGATTGCTGCCCGCCGAGATGAGGCTGAGAATAAAGGTATTTCCGCAGATTTAATTGAAGATGTGCTTCGCCGTGTGATGCGGGAATCTTACAGCAACGAAAATAAGCACGGTTTTAAAACGGTTAATCCAAACATTCAAAAAATTGTGATTGTTGGCGGTAAGGGTAAATTAGGCGGATTATTTGCTCACTATTTAACGCTCTCCGGCTACCACGTAGAGGCTTTGGGGCGTAATGATTGGGACAATGCCTCCGCCATTTTAGCTAACGCAGATTTAGTGATTGTGTGTGTGCCAATTGCTAACACTCTACAAACTATCGAACGTTTACAGCCTTATTTAACTGAAGATATGATTTTGGCAGATTTAACCTCGGTTAAAACTCAGCCACTTAAAAAAATGTTGGAAATCCATCGTGGGGCAGTAGTGGGTTTGCACCCAATGTTCGGGCCGGATATTGCGAGTCAAGCCAAACAAGTTATAGCTTGTTGCCACGGGCGATTCCCCGAACGTTACGAATGGCTGCTTGAGCAGATGAAAATTTGGGGAGCAAAAATAGAGCAAATTGAAGCAGAAGAACACGACCACGCAATGACTTACATTCAAGCATTACGCCACTTTTCCACCTTTGCGTTTGGCTTGCACCTTTCTCGCCAGCCGGTTCAGCTTGCCCAGTTACTCGCACTTTCTTCACCGATTTACCGTTTAGAATTGGCGATGATCGGGCGTTTGTTTGCTCAAGACGGCAGTTTATATGCAGATATTATTTCCGATAAGCCGGAAAATATAGAAGTAATTGAAGCATTGAAAGAGAGCTTTGAACAAAGTTTGGATTTCTTCAAACGCAACGATAAGGCCGGCTTTATTCAAGCGTTTGAAGAGGTTCATCATTGGTTTGGGGATTATTCCGAGCAATTTTTAAAAGAGAGCCGGATCTTGTTGCAACAAGCACATGACTCCAGAAGATAA
- the recR gene encoding recombination mediator RecR, giving the protein MQTSPLLENLMEALRALPGVGPKSAQRMAYHLLQRNRSGGVALAKALNEAMSHIGHCQSCRTFTEEDECTICKNPRRQMSGQLCVVEMPEDIQAIEQTGQFSGRYFVLMGHLSPIDGIGPREIGLDLLQQRLENESFHEVILATNPTIEGDATANYIAEMCKMYNVKATRIAHGVPVGGSLEMVDGTTLSHSFAGRRDITL; this is encoded by the coding sequence ATGCAGACCAGTCCTTTACTTGAAAATTTGATGGAAGCCCTACGTGCCTTACCCGGTGTTGGGCCGAAATCGGCACAGCGAATGGCGTATCATCTACTTCAGCGTAATCGTTCAGGCGGTGTGGCTTTGGCTAAAGCATTAAACGAAGCGATGAGCCATATTGGGCATTGTCAATCTTGTCGAACCTTTACTGAAGAAGATGAATGCACCATTTGTAAAAATCCAAGACGCCAAATGAGCGGTCAGCTTTGTGTGGTGGAAATGCCGGAAGATATTCAAGCCATCGAGCAGACCGGGCAGTTTTCTGGGCGTTATTTTGTGCTGATGGGGCATTTATCACCTATCGATGGTATCGGACCTCGTGAAATTGGGCTGGATTTACTGCAACAACGTTTGGAAAATGAATCTTTTCATGAGGTAATTTTAGCGACCAATCCAACAATTGAAGGGGATGCTACGGCAAATTATATTGCTGAAATGTGCAAAATGTATAATGTTAAAGCAACTAGAATCGCTCATGGTGTACCTGTTGGAGGCTCACTAGAAATGGTGGATGGTACAACACTTTCGCATTCTTTTGCAGGAAGACGTGATATTACGCTTTAA
- a CDS encoding branched-chain amino acid aminotransferase produces MKGHNMALKDLDWANLGFSYIKTDYRFVAHWKDGKWNEGKLTQDNVLHIHEGSTALHYGQQCFEGLKAYRCKDGSINLFRPDQNAERMQRTADRLLMPRVPTELFIRACKEVVKANQEWLGPYGSGATLYLRPFLIGVGENIGVRAAPEFIFSVFCCPVGAYFKGGLAPSNFITTEYDRAAPMGTGGVKVGGNYAASLLPHELAVEQGSATRKFADAIYLDPKTHTKIEEVGAANFFGITKDNKFITPISESILPSITKYSLLHIAKERLGMEAVEGDVYIDQLDQFIEAGACGTAAVITPVGGIQHKDNFHVFYSETEVGPITRRLYAELTGIQFGDLEAPEGWIVKVE; encoded by the coding sequence ATAAAAGGACACAACATGGCATTAAAAGATTTAGATTGGGCAAATTTAGGCTTTTCGTATATTAAAACCGATTATCGTTTTGTCGCACATTGGAAAGACGGCAAGTGGAATGAAGGTAAATTGACACAAGATAACGTATTACACATTCACGAAGGCTCCACGGCGTTACATTACGGGCAGCAATGTTTTGAAGGCTTAAAAGCTTATCGTTGTAAAGACGGCTCAATTAACCTATTCCGCCCAGACCAAAATGCAGAGCGGATGCAACGCACCGCGGATCGTTTATTAATGCCTCGCGTGCCGACTGAATTATTTATTCGTGCCTGTAAAGAAGTGGTGAAGGCTAACCAAGAATGGTTAGGGCCTTACGGCTCAGGGGCAACGCTCTATTTGCGTCCGTTTTTAATCGGTGTAGGTGAAAATATTGGCGTAAGAGCTGCTCCCGAGTTTATCTTTTCTGTATTCTGCTGCCCGGTAGGCGCTTATTTTAAAGGCGGATTAGCACCATCTAACTTTATTACGACCGAATATGACCGTGCAGCTCCAATGGGAACAGGCGGAGTGAAAGTAGGCGGTAACTACGCAGCGAGTTTACTGCCACATGAATTAGCCGTAGAGCAAGGTTCGGCAACGCGTAAATTTGCTGATGCGATTTATTTAGATCCGAAAACTCATACTAAAATTGAAGAGGTAGGGGCGGCGAATTTCTTTGGTATTACTAAAGATAATAAGTTTATCACCCCGATTTCCGAGTCGATTTTACCAAGTATCACTAAATACTCATTATTACATATCGCAAAAGAACGTTTAGGTATGGAGGCGGTTGAAGGGGATGTGTATATTGATCAACTAGATCAATTTATCGAAGCAGGTGCTTGCGGTACTGCTGCGGTAATTACTCCTGTTGGTGGTATTCAGCATAAGGATAATTTCCACGTCTTCTATTCTGAAACTGAAGTAGGTCCGATTACCCGTCGTTTATACGCGGAATTAACCGGCATTCAATTTGGTGATTTAGAAGCACCGGAAGGCTGGATTGTAAAAGTAGAATAA
- a CDS encoding YbaB/EbfC family nucleoid-associated protein, with protein MFGKGGLGGLMKQAQQMQERMQKMQEEIAQLEVTGESGAGLVKVTINGAHNCRRIEIDPSLMEDDKEMVEDLVAAAFNDAVRRADEMQKEKMASVTSGMQLPPGMKFPF; from the coding sequence ATGTTCGGAAAAGGCGGTTTAGGCGGCTTGATGAAGCAAGCTCAACAAATGCAAGAGCGTATGCAAAAAATGCAAGAAGAGATTGCACAGTTAGAAGTAACAGGTGAATCCGGTGCAGGTTTAGTTAAAGTGACTATTAACGGTGCTCATAATTGCCGTCGCATTGAAATTGATCCATCTTTAATGGAAGATGATAAAGAGATGGTGGAAGATTTAGTGGCTGCAGCCTTTAATGATGCAGTTCGCCGTGCTGATGAAATGCAAAAAGAAAAAATGGCAAGCGTTACTTCAGGTATGCAATTACCACCGGGTATGAAATTTCCGTTCTAA
- a CDS encoding membrane lipoprotein lipid attachment site-containing protein, producing MKKLIFLGLSALALAGCSSSVSNSNQLIGNWRCTIDYDDFNIRTVDNLKFATDGGLIGQGTIHYPMKKPIFIYTVQNNGRWALKNNRIVYRVLAESIQRNHSANVWAELQRDSELQQYEDSLFNTLSENDRNKTIELTVTDFNDTEMDIKQEIKGHRVYKGQCVKK from the coding sequence ATGAAAAAGTTAATTTTTTTAGGTTTATCAGCTTTGGCTCTTGCCGGCTGTTCCTCAAGCGTTTCTAATTCTAACCAACTGATTGGGAATTGGCGCTGCACCATTGATTACGATGATTTTAATATCCGCACTGTGGATAATCTAAAATTTGCTACAGATGGCGGTTTGATTGGGCAGGGTACTATTCATTACCCGATGAAAAAGCCGATTTTTATTTATACGGTACAAAATAATGGTCGCTGGGCGCTTAAAAATAATCGTATTGTTTACCGTGTATTAGCAGAATCCATTCAACGTAACCATAGTGCTAATGTATGGGCGGAGTTACAGCGTGATAGTGAATTACAGCAGTATGAAGACAGTTTGTTTAATACCCTGTCGGAGAACGATCGTAATAAAACTATTGAATTGACAGTAACTGATTTTAATGATACTGAAATGGATATTAAACAAGAGATTAAAGGCCACCGCGTTTATAAAGGTCAATGTGTTAAAAAATAG
- a CDS encoding RidA family protein — MIQRFEVGSRFSEMAVYNGVAYLAGQVPLDENADIYTQTQQTLAEIDKWLEKANTDKSKILMATVYLRDMTDYAEMNRAWDEWVAENNAPPRAAVEAKLANPNWKVEIVVTAAI; from the coding sequence ATGATTCAACGTTTTGAAGTAGGCAGCCGTTTTTCGGAAATGGCGGTGTATAACGGAGTGGCATATCTGGCAGGGCAAGTGCCTCTGGATGAAAATGCCGATATTTACACTCAGACCCAGCAGACTTTAGCTGAAATTGATAAGTGGCTGGAAAAAGCGAATACGGATAAAAGTAAAATCTTAATGGCAACGGTTTATTTGCGAGATATGACTGATTATGCGGAAATGAACCGCGCATGGGATGAATGGGTAGCTGAAAATAATGCTCCGCCACGAGCAGCAGTAGAGGCAAAATTAGCTAACCCAAACTGGAAAGTGGAAATTGTCGTTACAGCCGCAATTTAA
- the recF gene encoding DNA replication/repair protein RecF (All proteins in this family for which functions are known are DNA-binding proteins that assist the filamentation of RecA onto DNA for the initiation of recombination or recombinational repair.) produces the protein MALTRLLINHFRNIQNADLAFSPHFNFLVGANGSGKTSLLEAIFYLGHGRSFKSHISNRIINYDNDNFVLHGKIDEAQHSWSVGIQKSRSGDTTLKINGEDGNKIADLAHLLPMQVITPEGLTLLNGGPSYRRAFLDWGLFHQHTDFYTHWTNLRRLLKQRNSALQQVRSYQELKAWDIELVKTTYAVSEMRAEYAEALRPEIEKTCQFFLPEVEIGLSFHQGWEKGADYADILAQGFERDKALGYTMIGAQKADFRFKANGLPVEDVLSRGQLKLLMCALRLAQGEHLVAQKQRQCLFLIDDFASELDPTKRELLAHRLRESGSQVFVTAITQDQLNQMQWQDRQDDYLFEVKQGLISPR, from the coding sequence ATGGCTTTAACCCGTTTATTAATAAACCATTTCCGCAATATCCAAAATGCCGATTTGGCATTTAGCCCGCATTTTAACTTTTTAGTAGGGGCAAACGGCAGTGGTAAAACCAGCCTGCTGGAAGCGATTTTCTATCTCGGACACGGGCGTTCGTTTAAAAGCCATATCAGTAACCGTATCATTAATTATGATAACGATAACTTTGTCTTGCACGGTAAAATTGATGAAGCTCAACATTCATGGTCGGTCGGTATTCAAAAATCACGCTCGGGCGATACCACCCTTAAAATCAACGGTGAAGACGGCAATAAAATAGCCGATCTTGCCCATTTACTGCCAATGCAAGTGATTACCCCCGAAGGCTTAACTCTGTTAAACGGTGGCCCAAGCTATCGCCGTGCCTTTTTGGATTGGGGACTATTTCATCAACATACCGATTTTTACACCCATTGGACAAACTTACGCCGTTTATTAAAACAGCGAAATTCTGCCTTGCAACAAGTGCGGTCTTATCAAGAATTAAAAGCGTGGGATATTGAGTTGGTGAAAACCACTTACGCAGTGAGTGAAATGCGTGCTGAATACGCTGAAGCATTACGCCCGGAAATTGAAAAAACCTGCCAATTTTTCTTGCCTGAAGTCGAAATCGGCTTAAGTTTCCATCAAGGCTGGGAAAAAGGAGCAGATTACGCCGATATTCTTGCTCAAGGTTTTGAACGGGATAAAGCCCTCGGCTATACCATGATTGGAGCACAAAAAGCCGATTTTCGCTTCAAAGCTAATGGGTTACCGGTAGAAGATGTACTTTCCCGCGGGCAATTAAAATTATTGATGTGTGCCTTACGCCTTGCTCAAGGGGAACATTTGGTCGCCCAAAAACAACGCCAATGTTTATTTTTGATTGATGATTTTGCCTCAGAATTAGACCCCACCAAACGTGAACTGCTCGCCCACCGCTTGAGAGAAAGCGGCTCGCAAGTGTTTGTAACTGCAATTACCCAAGATCAGCTCAATCAAATGCAATGGCAAGACAGACAAGATGACTATTTGTTTGAAGTCAAGCAAGGTCTAATAAGTCCTAGATAA
- the artP gene encoding arginine ABC transporter ATP-binding protein ArtP — protein MAIRIQNVNFFYGSNQALFDINLEIEKGDTVVLLGPSGAGKSTLIRTLNLIEVPQSGTLEIANHKFDLTAKADNKAVSLLRREVGMVFQQYHLWPHLTVLQNLIEAPMKVLGLSKEEAILRAKVHLDRLRLAEFSERFPLQLSGGQQQRVAIARALMMQPQVLLFDEPTAALDPEITAQVVDIIKELQQTGITQVIVTHEVGVARKVATKVVYMEHGSIIEQGDASCFEQPKTEQFAQYLSHSE, from the coding sequence ATGGCAATTCGTATTCAAAATGTCAATTTTTTTTATGGTTCAAATCAAGCCTTATTTGACATTAATTTAGAGATTGAAAAAGGCGATACTGTAGTTTTATTAGGGCCTAGTGGTGCAGGAAAAAGTACTTTAATTCGTACTTTAAATCTTATTGAAGTTCCCCAATCCGGAACATTAGAAATTGCAAACCATAAATTTGACTTAACAGCGAAAGCAGATAACAAAGCTGTCAGTTTATTACGCCGTGAAGTAGGTATGGTGTTTCAGCAATATCATTTATGGCCGCATTTAACGGTGCTGCAAAACTTAATTGAAGCTCCGATGAAAGTACTCGGATTAAGTAAAGAAGAGGCAATTTTACGTGCAAAAGTACATTTAGATCGTTTGCGCTTAGCGGAGTTTTCCGAGCGTTTTCCATTACAGCTTTCCGGTGGACAGCAGCAGCGTGTAGCGATTGCCAGAGCATTAATGATGCAGCCTCAAGTGCTGCTTTTTGATGAGCCAACTGCGGCACTTGATCCTGAGATTACAGCGCAAGTTGTTGATATTATTAAAGAGCTTCAACAAACAGGTATTACGCAAGTTATCGTAACCCATGAGGTTGGCGTTGCACGTAAAGTGGCGACTAAAGTCGTTTATATGGAACATGGCTCAATTATCGAGCAAGGGGATGCAAGTTGCTTTGAACAACCTAAAACGGAACAGTTTGCACAATATTTATCTCATTCTGAGTAA
- a CDS encoding 3-deoxy-7-phosphoheptulonate synthase yields the protein MNTVFNQDSVHNVNIKDEKILLTPHELKQEFPLPEHLRKQIETSRKEISDIIHRRDKRQLIVIGPCSIHDTKAAIEYGKKLKALADKLSDKLYIVMRVYFEKPRTTVGWKGLINDPKMDGSFDIETGLRVGRKLCLELAELGLPLATEALDPMTPQYLADLFSWSAIGARTTESQTHRELASGLSMAVGFKNGTDGGLEVALNAMQSSSQSHSFIGINQKGQVTLLKTKGNADGHVILRGGKAPNFEKQYVEECEQALRKANLPAAIMIDCSHGNSNKDYRRQPLVAENVLAQLLAGNTSIIGLMIESHLNAGNQSSEQPFSEMKYGVSITDACIDWETTESLLTNFADKLRNQ from the coding sequence ATGAACACCGTATTCAATCAGGATAGTGTACACAACGTCAACATTAAAGATGAGAAGATTTTATTAACACCTCATGAGCTAAAACAAGAATTTCCATTGCCGGAACATTTACGCAAGCAGATTGAAACCTCGCGTAAAGAAATTTCTGATATTATCCATAGACGTGATAAACGTCAGTTAATCGTTATTGGACCTTGTTCGATTCACGATACCAAAGCGGCTATTGAATACGGCAAAAAATTAAAAGCCTTGGCAGATAAATTAAGCGATAAGCTTTATATTGTCATGCGTGTTTATTTCGAAAAGCCACGTACGACCGTCGGTTGGAAAGGCTTAATTAACGATCCGAAAATGGATGGCTCATTTGATATTGAAACAGGCTTACGTGTTGGACGTAAGCTTTGCTTAGAGTTGGCAGAACTAGGCTTGCCACTTGCAACTGAAGCGCTAGATCCCATGACGCCACAATATTTGGCAGATTTGTTTAGCTGGTCGGCAATTGGCGCGAGAACCACGGAATCACAAACACACCGTGAATTAGCCTCAGGTTTGTCTATGGCAGTAGGTTTTAAAAATGGGACGGATGGTGGTTTAGAGGTAGCGTTAAATGCGATGCAATCTTCATCACAGAGCCATAGCTTTATTGGTATCAACCAAAAGGGGCAAGTTACTTTGCTTAAAACCAAGGGTAATGCTGATGGACATGTGATTTTACGTGGTGGTAAAGCACCGAATTTTGAAAAACAATATGTAGAAGAATGCGAGCAAGCTCTGCGTAAAGCAAACTTGCCGGCTGCGATTATGATCGACTGTAGCCACGGTAATTCCAATAAAGATTACCGCCGCCAGCCGCTCGTTGCTGAAAATGTGTTAGCGCAATTATTAGCGGGCAATACTTCTATTATCGGCTTGATGATTGAAAGCCATTTAAATGCAGGTAACCAATCATCAGAACAGCCGTTTAGTGAGATGAAATATGGAGTGTCCATTACTGATGCCTGTATTGACTGGGAAACTACCGAGAGTTTATTAACGAATTTTGCAGACAAATTACGCAATCAGTAA